The Pleurodeles waltl isolate 20211129_DDA chromosome 10, aPleWal1.hap1.20221129, whole genome shotgun sequence sequence GCTGGCCACCTTGATGATCTTCACCACTTCCATCATGTACCCCTCAGTCTTCCTAACGGACTCTTGCAAAGGCCACAGTTGTGCCTGCAAGGGCTCTGCAACTGCCATATCCATCCTGTGTTTCATGGCCTATGCATTGGAGGTGGGCCTCACCAGGGCCAAGCCCGGAGAGATCAGCGGCTTCCTGTCCACCGTACCCGGCCTGCTCAAGGTTTTTGAGGCATATGTGGCCTGCCTCATCTTCTCCCTGCTCAACTACCATCAGCTGTACAGCACCAACAGTGGGCGGCAATGGTGCATGGCAGTGTTCTGTATCTGCTTCATCATCACTGTGCTGATCATCGTGTTGACCATCGGACGCCTGCTTACCAGCCTCCCTTTGCCATTTGACAAGCTCTTGATTGGCTACAACATCCTAGCAGTGCTGATGTATCTATCTGCAGCCATTGTCTGGCCCATCTTCTGCTTCAAGGATAACCCCAGACCCTCTCCCTGTTCCGAATACCCATGCTTATGGGACAACCTGCTGGGAGCTACCTTCCTCACCTACATCAACCTTGTGGCTTACATTGTTGATTTGGTGTACTCTACTCGCATGGTCTTCTTCACCACCCAGGCCTAGCTGGACGACCCCCACCAAGAAAATCTCCTCCAGGAACCTCACACCGGATCTACCTTGATGATCTAGCTCAAGGCCACACTGGTCCCGGCTACATccccaaatgcagaccacatgcctcTGTCTTTCTACAGTGTGCCTGTGTACCCCGCACTTTAGACCTTTTGTGCAGTGCCTCCTATTTATGGCAGCTCCATCATGTACCTCTGTAAGACTGTCTCCTGGTGTTACTGTGTGGTTGCAACAAGGGCTAGTTATTGGATAATGGCAGCCGAGCTAGCCCTCCATGGCACAGCCAGCTGAGGGTAGTTGGGTGATCCTAGAGCCAGAAGATGTACCCCCCTTGCAGAGAAGGGGATGGGGGCAAAATGGTATGGTAACGTACCACTGGTGTGTGTTTGCTTCACAAATTCATTGTATTTTATAAAGATTTTCTATATTGCTTTTCAAAGGTGTACTATTGAGAGGGCTGCTGCatatgtgcctgtgagtgactgccccatggtgtgttttgtgtgacagaGTGTGTCTGTTATGATTGAATGTGACAGTTCCCTGCTTTTCTCTTGTGAGTACTTATTGGTTGTCGAGTGCCCAGTGTTAAAGATAGGCGTAACCTACCCCTACGTttctgtgcctggctgttctgtgTGTGGATGTTCTGGGGTACGGCTGAGTGTGACCGACTCTTGACGCCTGCATGACTCCACTAAGATGTGACGTGGCACTATGGGCCTGCTCCTCGATGTTTTCTTTGTGTGTCAGTTCGTGTCTTATAAAATTAATATGATTTGCTGCTGCCATTATACATCAATATCAAAGTTTACTGACTCTAAGCGCCGTACTTGAGGGCTGTTTTCTATTAGACAATCTACCGATATTAGCGAGATGAAGGGTTGAGTCAGACTAGTCGGGATTTGAAACTGTGATCCAGTGATGTGCGTGTTACAGCGTTATATGTCCGTATGCCAAGGCTGCATCTTGATGTGCCCCGTTGCCTTCTCGTGTTTTTGAGAGTGATCTTTGGTGTGCTGTGCGTGACTGCccctggtggtgtgtgctcctcggTGTGCCTGGGCTGGATACCTCTACAACAATGCCTCTCATTGGGGCGCACAGGAACTGATGGAAATCCGAATGCTTCGGGACCTCATCAGGAGGCGACGTAAGaataagaacaagcatttacaatgcatcgggtctcgcgtttgctcacgttagagctgatcgcgttgtaaactcctaacccgacttttcacctatcgggcaaaagtgcatttatgtacataacccgaaaaagtgaaatcaagtacgta is a genomic window containing:
- the LOC138261583 gene encoding myeloid-associated differentiation marker homolog, producing MGVAWRSLIAPVSVARFFQIFLSCTAFSLVASVNGYTGSYGVWCMFTWCFCFIVSVLIVVLEVTEVGPRLPLSWEDFTSAFAMLATLMIFTTSIMYPSVFLTDSCKGHSCACKGSATAISILCFMAYALEVGLTRAKPGEISGFLSTVPGLLKVFEAYVACLIFSLLNYHQLYSTNSGRQWCMAVFCICFIITVLIIVLTIGRLLTSLPLPFDKLLIGYNILAVLMYLSAAIVWPIFCFKDNPRPSPCSEYPCLWDNLLGATFLTYINLVAYIVDLVYSTRMVFFTTQA